The sequence below is a genomic window from Maridesulfovibrio frigidus DSM 17176.
CATAGCCTTGGTGGATTGCTAATGACCGGAGCAATTGCAGATGAGGAAGTCGCAGGAGCTGTAGAAAAACTGATCACTCTCGGAACTCCTTGCCGTGGTAGCCTTCTGGCTATCGCCGCACCTGGTAAGCTAGGACAGAGCCTGCACCCGGACAGCTCACTATTCAAATACCTTCGTTCTATTCCATCCCCCGCTGGCGTCGACAAAACGGCTATAATATCTCCGGTAGATGAAATGGTTCTACCATGGGAGAACCTCCAACCATATGATACAAGCTGGAAAGTCATACGTAGTCCGGCCATGGGACATGTTTCTATGCTATATAGCCGCAAAGTGGCTAAAATAATCTCCAAAATTTTAAAGCAATAAAAAAAGGGAGAAAGACAATAGTCTTTCTCCCTTATAATTTAGCATTAGAGTAAAATCATTAACTGAAACATTCCCTTAGGAAACATACTCTGCAATCTTCGCTTTAAGCTGATCTGGAGTGAAAGGCTTTGTAATAAAGTCAGTAACTCCAGTCTTTCTCGCAAGCTCCATCTGAGACGTTTCAGACTCAGTTGTAACCATTATAATGGGTATTTTTTCAAAACCATCGGTAAATCTAAGCTTTTCGACAAGTTCCATACCATCCATCACCGGCATATTCATATCAGTGATTACGACATCAAACTCATCACCCTGCTCGACAAAAGCATATGCTTCCTGTCCATTCTCAGCGATTGACGGCTCATACCCATTGCTAGTCAGAATACTGCGATAAAGAGCAAGCATAGATTTTGAGTCATCTACAGCTAAAGCTCGTTTACCTGCAATTTCTTCAATATCCGGCAATCTAGCAATATCTACTGTTGCCTCATCACCGCCAATTTCTGTGAGTTTTTCGCGGAAAGCAGTACGAACTTCGGGGTCTTTAGAAGCAACAACCGCGTTCATCATGAAACGCCCGATCTTGCCTTCATTATAAAGACCTGCAAAAATATTTAACGCTTTTGCTGTAACAACAGCGCGAATAATCTTGCCGGCCTGACTCCCGCCCTGACTGATCATTTCAGTCATCTTCTTAATCACGCCCGGATTAACTTGACGATCAAGACCTGTTAGAACTGCTAAAGTAATAAGCTCATCATCTACGTCAAGGCCATCAATCAGGCTGATAACGCCTTTCATTGTCCCGATACTACCTATGGCTTCATATATTGCGTAATTTACGCTTGAATCTGTAGAATATTTTTTATCAAGAGCATCCATGAGAACTTCGAGACCACTTTTATCACCGATAAACCCAAGAACGTTTGCGGCAAGGATCATGTCATCCTTTTCCGCATCAGGAGTTATAACTTTCTGTAGATAAGGAACGGCTGGCGCACCAAGATCGGTCAGACAATCAGTAACAACCCTGCGAACCGTTGGGTTTCTATGATGCAAGTTATCTACGATAAAACTAAGAGATGCACTACTGCCAATGGAAGTTAAAGCCTCAACAGCTTTCCATGTGGTCAGATCGCAGATTTCATAATATGCGTCTTCGTTATTGCGAGTAACAATGTCCGAAAGAGCGCCAATGGACTCTTCGTCTTTAAATGTTCCAACCACCTCTATACACATAGATGCGACCAAATCGTCATCATTTGTAATATTAGAACGGAAGAGGCTAACTGATTCATCTCCGCCTATTTTTGATAGAGAAACAATAACTTCAAATAGTAAATCTGAATCATCTGTTTTCTCTGCAAGCGAGACTAAAAAAGGAGTTGCAGTTGCAAACTTGAACTCTCCACATAACCTTATGCAGAGAACTCTAATTTTTTCATTATCACAACTAAGAAGATCGACAGCACTCTTTTCATCGGAAGAAAGAACCCCGTTGAGAGCTGTAACAACCATATAGTCAACTGAAGTATCCCCGATAGGATTTTTAAAGAGATCAAGAAGATCTTCTAAATCTTCAATATCTTTTCCCATGGAAACTTCATTCAAAATACTAATTTTGTCCAAAAAGGATTGGTCCCTAAACCCTGTCAAACTAGACATATAATGACTCTCTTTTTTTCATTAAAACAAAAAAGGTTACTCGAAACTGAATTCGATAGTAAACTCCCCTGCTTCACTGCTGAAAGGGATGGCCATAATTGGAGTCGACGCCATGTGAGAAATAGAATGATTATCTCCCATAATTACCGACGGAGTTGACCCGGAAAAGGTTAACCCTTGTTCCACCAATCCTGCTCTAGCCTGTCCTGAAATCATATTTGTGATCTCACCAACTGCGTCCTGAACATCTTGTAGGATGTCTTGAATATCATCTCCAAGCATATTTTTTACAATAGTTACTGCACAATTTTTTGTAAATGTGATCGAAATTGTTCCATTCATATCACCAGTAAT
It includes:
- a CDS encoding HEAT repeat domain-containing protein; the protein is MSSLTGFRDQSFLDKISILNEVSMGKDIEDLEDLLDLFKNPIGDTSVDYMVVTALNGVLSSDEKSAVDLLSCDNEKIRVLCIRLCGEFKFATATPFLVSLAEKTDDSDLLFEVIVSLSKIGGDESVSLFRSNITNDDDLVASMCIEVVGTFKDEESIGALSDIVTRNNEDAYYEICDLTTWKAVEALTSIGSSASLSFIVDNLHHRNPTVRRVVTDCLTDLGAPAVPYLQKVITPDAEKDDMILAANVLGFIGDKSGLEVLMDALDKKYSTDSSVNYAIYEAIGSIGTMKGVISLIDGLDVDDELITLAVLTGLDRQVNPGVIKKMTEMISQGGSQAGKIIRAVVTAKALNIFAGLYNEGKIGRFMMNAVVASKDPEVRTAFREKLTEIGGDEATVDIARLPDIEEIAGKRALAVDDSKSMLALYRSILTSNGYEPSIAENGQEAYAFVEQGDEFDVVITDMNMPVMDGMELVEKLRFTDGFEKIPIIMVTTESETSQMELARKTGVTDFITKPFTPDQLKAKIAEYVS
- a CDS encoding chemotaxis protein CheX, with the protein product MKVELAKPFIKAAVDVLSMMAMITPTPGKPYVKKGKTAVGDVTGLVGITGDMNGTISITFTKNCAVTIVKNMLGDDIQDILQDVQDAVGEITNMISGQARAGLVEQGLTFSGSTPSVIMGDNHSISHMASTPIMAIPFSSEAGEFTIEFSFE